One part of the Arabidopsis thaliana chromosome 1 sequence genome encodes these proteins:
- a CDS encoding BSD domain (BTF2-like transcription factors, Synapse-associated proteins and DOS2-like proteins) yields MAGGQIEKLVKYKSTVKDPGTPGFLRIREGMLLFVPNDPKSDSKLKVLTQNIKSQKYTKEGSNKPPWLNLTNKQAKSHIFEFENYPDMHACRDFITKALAKCELEPNKSVVSTSSEQLSIKELELRFKLLRENSELQRLHKQFVESKVLTEDEFWATRKKLLGKDSIRKSKQQLGLKSMMVSGIKPSTDGRTNRVTFNLTPEIIFQIFAEKPAVRQAFINYVPSKMTEKDFWTKYFRAEYLYSTKNTAVAAAEAAEDEELAVFLKPDEILARETRHKIRRVDPTLDMEADQGDDYTHLMDHGIQRDGTMDVVEPQNDQFKRSLLQDLNRHAAVVLEGRSIDVESEDTRIVAEALTRVKQVSKADGETTKDANQERLERMSRVAGMEDLQAPQNFPLAPLSIKDPRDYFESQQGNVLNVPRGAKGLKRNVHEAYGLLKESILEIRATGLSDPLIKPEVSFEVFSSLTRTIATAKNINGKNPRESFLDRLPKSTKDEVLHHWTSIQELLKHFWSSYPITTTYLHTKVMLLQFSNLPVPEIAIYIDS; encoded by the exons ATGGCTGGTGGGCAAATAGAGAAGCTAGTCAAATACAAGAGCACTGTCAAGGATCCAGGAACTCCTGGATTTCTCAGAATT AGAGAAGGGATGTTGCTCTTCGTCCCTAATGATCCCAAATCAGATTCTAAGCTCAAAGTACTTACTCAGAACATCAAAA GTCAAAAATATACCAAAGAAGGATCAAATAAACCTCCTTGGCTCAATCTCACCAACAAGCAG GCAAAGAGTCATATCTTTGAGTTTGAAAATTATCCCGACATGCATGCTTGCCGTGATTTCATCA CTAAGGCCCTTGCTAAATGTGAATTGGAGCCTAATAAATCCGTTGTCTCGACATCTTCCGAGCAACTCAGTATTAAGGAATTGGAGCTGCGCTTCAAGCTTCTGAGAGAAAATAG TGAGCTGCAGAGATTGCATAAGCAATTTGTGGAAAGTAAAGTACTGACTGAAGATGAATTCTGGGCTACAAGAAAG AAATTACTTGGTAAAGATTCCATCAGAAAGTCAAAACAGCAGCTCGGGCTTAAGAGCATGATGGTTTCTGGCATCAAACCATCTACTGATGGGCGG acTAATAGAGTGACGTTTAACTTGACACCTGAGATAATTTTTCAG ATTTTTGCTGAGAAGCCAGCTGTTCGGCAGGCATTCATCAATTATGTTCCGAGTAAG ATGACAGAAAAAGACTTCTggacaaaatattttagagCAGAATATCTTTACAGCACCAAAAATACAGCAGTAGCTGCAGCAGAAGCTGCTGAGGACGAGGAACTCGCTGTCTTTCTGAAGCCTGATGAGATATTGGCTCGGGAAACTCGTCACAAG ATTAGACGGGTTGATCCAACTCTTGACATGGAGGCTGACCAGGGAGACGACTACACTCATCTTATG GACCACGGGATCCAGCGTGATGGCACCATGGATGTTGTTGAACCACAAAATGATCAGTTTAAACGATCACTTTTGCAAGATCTTAATCGTCATGCTGCTGTTGTATTGGAAGGCAGAAGCATTG ATGTTGAGTCAGAAGATACAAGGATTGTTGCAGAGGCTCTCACACGGGTTAAACAAG TAAGCAAAGCTGATGGTGAAACCACCAAGGACGCTAATCAGGAGAGATTGGAAAGAATGTCCCGGGTAGCAGGAATGGAGGATCTTCAAGCACCACAAAATTTCCCATTGGCGCCGCTTTCTATCAAG GATCCTCGTGATTACTTTGAATCTCAACAAGGAAACGTCCTCAATGTACCCAGAGGAGCAAAGGGCTTGAAGAGAAATGTCCATGAAGCTTATGGATTACTAAAGGAATCCATTTTAGAGATTAGAGCTACAGGATTAAGTGATCCGTTGATTAAGCCTGAAGTTTCTTTCGAG GTTTTCAGTTCGTTAACCCGAACCATTGCAACtgctaaaaatattaatgggaAGAACCCACGAGAGAGCTTTCTGGACAGATTACCAAAGTCCACTAAGGATGAAGTTCTACAC CATTGGACATCAATACAAGAATTACTGAAACATTTTTGGTCATCTTATCCGATAACAACCACATATCTTCATACCAAGGTAATGTTATTGCAATTTTCAAATCTCCCAGTCCCAGAAAttgctatatatattgattCCTAG
- a CDS encoding BSD domain (BTF2-like transcription factors, Synapse-associated proteins and DOS2-like proteins) yields the protein MAGGQIEKLVKYKSTVKDPGTPGFLRIREGMLLFVPNDPKSDSKLKVLTQNIKSQKYTKEGSNKPPWLNLTNKQAKSHIFEFENYPDMHACRDFITKALAKCELEPNKSVVSTSSEQLSIKELELRFKLLRENSELQRLHKQFVESKVLTEDEFWATRKKLLGKDSIRKSKQQLGLKSMMVSGIKPSTDGRTNRVTFNLTPEIIFQIFAEKPAVRQAFINYVPSKMTEKDFWTKYFRAEYLYSTKNTAVAAAEAAEDEELAVFLKPDEILARETRHKIRRVDPTLDMEADQGDDYTHLMDHGIQRDGTMDVVEPQNDQFKRSLLQDLNRHAAVVLEGRSIDVESEDTRIVAEALTRVKQVSKADGETTKDANQERLERMSRVAGMEDLQAPQNFPLAPLSIKDPRDYFESQQGNVLNVPRGAKGLKRNVHEAYGLLKESILEIRATGLSDPLIKPEVSFEVFSSLTRTIATAKNINGKNPRESFLDRLPKSTKDEVLHVSPTFSSVLSDKKLYMY from the exons ATGGCTGGTGGGCAAATAGAGAAGCTAGTCAAATACAAGAGCACTGTCAAGGATCCAGGAACTCCTGGATTTCTCAGAATT AGAGAAGGGATGTTGCTCTTCGTCCCTAATGATCCCAAATCAGATTCTAAGCTCAAAGTACTTACTCAGAACATCAAAA GTCAAAAATATACCAAAGAAGGATCAAATAAACCTCCTTGGCTCAATCTCACCAACAAGCAG GCAAAGAGTCATATCTTTGAGTTTGAAAATTATCCCGACATGCATGCTTGCCGTGATTTCATCA CTAAGGCCCTTGCTAAATGTGAATTGGAGCCTAATAAATCCGTTGTCTCGACATCTTCCGAGCAACTCAGTATTAAGGAATTGGAGCTGCGCTTCAAGCTTCTGAGAGAAAATAG TGAGCTGCAGAGATTGCATAAGCAATTTGTGGAAAGTAAAGTACTGACTGAAGATGAATTCTGGGCTACAAGAAAG AAATTACTTGGTAAAGATTCCATCAGAAAGTCAAAACAGCAGCTCGGGCTTAAGAGCATGATGGTTTCTGGCATCAAACCATCTACTGATGGGCGG acTAATAGAGTGACGTTTAACTTGACACCTGAGATAATTTTTCAG ATTTTTGCTGAGAAGCCAGCTGTTCGGCAGGCATTCATCAATTATGTTCCGAGTAAG ATGACAGAAAAAGACTTCTggacaaaatattttagagCAGAATATCTTTACAGCACCAAAAATACAGCAGTAGCTGCAGCAGAAGCTGCTGAGGACGAGGAACTCGCTGTCTTTCTGAAGCCTGATGAGATATTGGCTCGGGAAACTCGTCACAAG ATTAGACGGGTTGATCCAACTCTTGACATGGAGGCTGACCAGGGAGACGACTACACTCATCTTATG GACCACGGGATCCAGCGTGATGGCACCATGGATGTTGTTGAACCACAAAATGATCAGTTTAAACGATCACTTTTGCAAGATCTTAATCGTCATGCTGCTGTTGTATTGGAAGGCAGAAGCATTG ATGTTGAGTCAGAAGATACAAGGATTGTTGCAGAGGCTCTCACACGGGTTAAACAAG TAAGCAAAGCTGATGGTGAAACCACCAAGGACGCTAATCAGGAGAGATTGGAAAGAATGTCCCGGGTAGCAGGAATGGAGGATCTTCAAGCACCACAAAATTTCCCATTGGCGCCGCTTTCTATCAAG GATCCTCGTGATTACTTTGAATCTCAACAAGGAAACGTCCTCAATGTACCCAGAGGAGCAAAGGGCTTGAAGAGAAATGTCCATGAAGCTTATGGATTACTAAAGGAATCCATTTTAGAGATTAGAGCTACAGGATTAAGTGATCCGTTGATTAAGCCTGAAGTTTCTTTCGAG GTTTTCAGTTCGTTAACCCGAACCATTGCAACtgctaaaaatattaatgggaAGAACCCACGAGAGAGCTTTCTGGACAGATTACCAAAGTCCACTAAGGATGAAGTTCTACACGTAAGTCCGACATTTTCCAGTGTCCTAAGTGACAAGAAGCTCTATATGTACTAG